A window of Arcobacter acticola genomic DNA:
ATAAAATCAAGTTCGAAGAATTTAACTATAAAATATGCAATTACAAGTTTTGCAAAGATTTGTCTATAAAGTCCTATATATAAAAGCATTTTAGGTTTTTTAATACCTTGTAGAGTTGAAACACATACAAATAAAACAATATAAGCATAAAAAATCCAAATTTCAACAAGTAAATAATCAACTCCAAAACCAACAACAATAGGATTAGAATCAAATTGAGTGATGATAAATCTACCTAAAATTGTAAGAGTTATTATTCCAACAGTTGAGATAATAAATCCATATTTTAATGCAGTTTTTAAAGTCTCTATAACCCTATCATATTTTTTAGCACCAAAGTTATTTGAAACAAGTGTTAAAACAGCCGTACTAAGACCAAGAGCAGGAAGAAGCATTAATTGTTCAACTCTATATCCTATTCCATAACCAGCAACTGCTTCCATCCCATAGTGTGATACAAAATATGTAAGAATAAGTGAACCAATAGCCATTGTAAGCATATTTAAACTTGCAGGTAATCCTTGAGTTAAAAACTGTTTATAAACTCTTAAATCAGGTATGAAATATTTAAGATTTTCAAAGTGAATAAGTTTTGTTTGTAATACTTTGTAAAGCATATAAAACATATTTATAACTTGAATTAGAACCGTTGCTATTGCGATACCTTTTATTCCCATTGCAGGTATAAATAAAAACCCATAAATAAATATAGGATTTAAAACTAAGTTTGCAAAGAATCCAAATATCAAGCTATTTCTATATGTTTTAGTATCTCCAGTTGCCACTAAAACAGAGTTTAATGAGAAGTTAAACATAAAAAATATTGCACCAAATAAAATAGGATTTATATAATCAAGAGAAATTTGTAGATATTCATTTTGCGCACCTAAAAGTTTAAAAAGCCAAGGAGCTGCAAAATATCCAATAATACTTAAACTTAATCCTATAATAGGAACAAAAATTAATCCCTTATGTGCATAAATAGTAGCTAATTTATATCTTTTTTTACCAAGAGCATTTCCCAAAAGTGCAGTAATTGCAGATGAAAAACCATATCCAAAACCAATGATCAAAAAGAAAATCATAAAAGATAAGGATAAAGCTGCGATTGCTTGGGTTGATATAAGCCCTGCATAAAATGTATCAACTACATTATACATAGTATTAAAAAACATTCCAACACTAGCAGGAATTGCTAGTTGTTTTATCAAGCTTGGAATATCTTGCGTGGTTAGATGTTGTGTATTTTTTCTCAAATTATTAGAATAGAAACTATTCTTCTATTCTTATCATCGCAGGTTTGCTGATGATTACGCCTGAGTTTTCAAGTTCAACTATAGCTTTTAAAATATCTCTTTCAACAGAAATATGAGTAGTTAAAAGTAGGTTAGCAGTTGCATTTTTTAGAGGTTTTTGCATCATAGCTTCAATTGAAATTGAGTTGTCTCCTAAGATTGTAGCGATTTTTGCTAATGTTCCTGGTCTATCAGCAACCTCAAGTCTTAGATAATATTTAGTTTGAATATTTTCTTTTGCCATTAAAGTAACTTTTTCACCTGGTTGATTCTCAAAACCAAGCATTGGTGAACCTTTTCCTCGTCTTGCAATATCTATAATATTTGCAACCACTGCAGATGCTGTTGCATCTCCACCTGCTCCTGCTCCATAGAACATAGTCTCACCAACTTTATCTCCAATAACAGAGATCCCATTCATAACACCATCTACTTTTGCAATCATTTTATCTTCAGGAATCATAACAGGATGAACTCTTAATTCGATCTCATTTCCTACTTTTTTTGCAATTCCTAAAAGTTTAATTGAAAATTCAAACTCTTTTGCAAAAGCAATATCAGCACTTGAAATGTTTTGAATACCTTCAATTAAAATATCTTCAGGTTTAACATCAATTCCATAAGCAATAGAACCTAAGATTAGAAGTTTATGAGCAGCATCATATCCACCAACATCAAAAGTAGGGTCAGACTCAGCATAACCTAAATCTTGAGCCTCTTTTAAAATATCATCATATTTTATACCATCATTAATCATTCTTGTTAACATATAGTTACAAGTTCCATTCATGATACCTTGA
This region includes:
- a CDS encoding MATE family efflux transporter; translated protein: MRKNTQHLTTQDIPSLIKQLAIPASVGMFFNTMYNVVDTFYAGLISTQAIAALSLSFMIFFLIIGFGYGFSSAITALLGNALGKKRYKLATIYAHKGLIFVPIIGLSLSIIGYFAAPWLFKLLGAQNEYLQISLDYINPILFGAIFFMFNFSLNSVLVATGDTKTYRNSLIFGFFANLVLNPIFIYGFLFIPAMGIKGIAIATVLIQVINMFYMLYKVLQTKLIHFENLKYFIPDLRVYKQFLTQGLPASLNMLTMAIGSLILTYFVSHYGMEAVAGYGIGYRVEQLMLLPALGLSTAVLTLVSNNFGAKKYDRVIETLKTALKYGFIISTVGIITLTILGRFIITQFDSNPIVVGFGVDYLLVEIWIFYAYIVLFVCVSTLQGIKKPKMLLYIGLYRQIFAKLVIAYFIVKFFELDFIYLWFGILFMIYSAAIFAYFYTNSLLKKICNKTF
- a CDS encoding homoserine dehydrogenase, which produces MLKVGIIGVGTVGASVANILRDNKNIITARAGIEIVPTIGVVSNLHKTRNVDIKLSDNIDDVLNDDSIDVVVELMGGIDKPNEIVRKALLKGKAVVTANKALLAYHRYELQELAGDIPFEFEAAVAGGIPIINALRDGLSANHIKSIQGIMNGTCNYMLTRMINDGIKYDDILKEAQDLGYAESDPTFDVGGYDAAHKLLILGSIAYGIDVKPEDILIEGIQNISSADIAFAKEFEFSIKLLGIAKKVGNEIELRVHPVMIPEDKMIAKVDGVMNGISVIGDKVGETMFYGAGAGGDATASAVVANIIDIARRGKGSPMLGFENQPGEKVTLMAKENIQTKYYLRLEVADRPGTLAKIATILGDNSISIEAMMQKPLKNATANLLLTTHISVERDILKAIVELENSGVIISKPAMIRIEE